A genomic stretch from Patagioenas fasciata isolate bPatFas1 chromosome 10, bPatFas1.hap1, whole genome shotgun sequence includes:
- the LOC136105615 gene encoding olfactory receptor 14J1-like, with the protein MVHLNTPMYFFLLNLSLLDLGSISTTLPKSTVNSLWDSRNISYTGCAAQLFFFLFCATAEYSLLTIMSYDRYVAICNPLHYGTLLGSRACVHMAAAAWATGFLNALLHTANTFSLPLCKGNALGQFFCEIPQILKLSCSHSYLREAGLLVVSVFLVFLCFVFIVVSYVQIFRVVMRIPSEQGRPKAFSTCLPHLAVVSLFISTGSFAYLKPPSISSPSLDLVVSVLYSVVPPAVNPLIYSMRNQELKDALRKLMNSEKFVRRKRTWEC; encoded by the exons atggtt cacctcaacacccccatgtacttcttcctgctcaacctctccctcctcgatctgggctccatctccaccactctccccaagtccacggTCAATTCACTCTGGGACagcaggaacatctcctatacaggatgtgctgcccagctcttttttttcttgttctgtgctacagcagaatattctctcttgaccatcatgtcctacgaccgctacgttgccatctgcaaccccctgcactacgggaccctcctgggcagcagagcttgtgtccacatggcagcagctgcctgggccactgggtttctcaatgctctgctgcacacggccaatacattttcattgccactgtgcaagggcaatgccctgggccagttcttctgtgaaatcccccagatcctcaagctctcctgctcacactcctacctcagggaagctgggcttcttgtggtcagtgtcttcttagtttttttatgttttgtgttcattgtggtgtcctatgtgcagatctttagGGTTGtgatgaggatcccctctgagcagggacggcccaaagccttttccacctgcctccctcacctggccgtggtctccctgtttatcagtacaggttcctttgcctacctgaagcccccctccatctcctccccatccctggacctggtggtgtctgtcctgtactcggtggtgcctccagcagtgaaccccctcatctacagcatgaggaaccaggagctcaaggatgccctgaggaaactaatg